In Chryseobacterium turcicum, a single window of DNA contains:
- a CDS encoding ABC transporter ATP-binding protein — protein sequence MIEVKNLKKSFGDVEVLKGISTNFEKGKTNLIIGQSGSGKTVFLKSLLNVYQPSSGEILFDGRDINVMNREEKQHLRSEIGTLFQGSALFDSLTVEENIMFPLDMFTNLTFREKKRRVFEVIGRVHLDKANRKFPSEISGGMQKRVAIARAIVNHPKYLFCDEPNSGLDPYTSNVIDDLLLEITKEYNTTTIINTHDMNSVMTIGEKIVYLRLGIKEWEGNKDILITAGNKNLIDFVYSSELFKELREYLLENNKTIENTITKIDDNEKIN from the coding sequence ATGATTGAGGTAAAAAATCTTAAAAAGAGTTTTGGTGATGTTGAAGTGCTTAAAGGAATTTCAACCAACTTCGAAAAAGGAAAAACAAACCTTATAATAGGACAAAGTGGATCCGGAAAAACCGTTTTTCTTAAAAGTTTACTAAATGTTTATCAACCTTCATCTGGAGAAATTTTATTTGACGGAAGAGATATTAATGTGATGAACCGTGAAGAAAAACAGCATCTACGCTCTGAAATCGGAACTCTATTTCAAGGAAGTGCTTTGTTTGATTCATTAACGGTTGAAGAAAACATCATGTTTCCTCTTGATATGTTTACCAATTTAACATTTCGAGAAAAGAAAAGAAGAGTTTTTGAAGTTATTGGAAGAGTACATTTAGATAAAGCTAACCGAAAGTTTCCGTCAGAAATTTCCGGAGGGATGCAGAAACGTGTGGCGATTGCAAGAGCGATTGTAAATCACCCAAAATATCTGTTCTGTGACGAGCCCAACTCAGGGCTAGACCCTTATACATCTAATGTAATTGATGATTTATTGCTTGAAATAACCAAAGAATACAACACTACAACCATCATCAATACCCATGATATGAACTCGGTAATGACAATTGGCGAGAAAATTGTATATCTGAGATTGGGCATAAAAGAATGGGAAGGTAATAAAGACATTCTGATTACTGCAGGCAATAAAAATCTAATCGATTTCGTTTATTCATCAGAATTATTTAAGGAATTGAGAGAGTATCTATTGGAGAATAATAAGACGATTGAAAATACCATTACAAAAATAGACGATAATGAAAAAATTAATTAG
- a CDS encoding MlaE family ABC transporter permease, with translation MLKKFFTAVGEYMILIGKSLQKPQKMRVFWKLFMREINDLGVNSFGLVIFTSIFVGAVVAIQMFNNFDASSFPIPPAFVGYATKAVLVLEFAPTIISLILAGKVGSYIASTIGTMRVSEQIDALDIMGVNSPNFLILPKIIACLIFNPLLIAISIVFGIGGGYIAGILTGNWTTADYITGIQMYMPNLFIFYAFAKTIVFAFVIATVPSYFGYFVKGGSLEVGRASTQAVVWTMVFIIISELILTQLILS, from the coding sequence ATGTTAAAAAAGTTTTTTACAGCCGTAGGAGAATACATGATTCTTATAGGTAAATCTCTTCAGAAACCTCAGAAAATGAGAGTTTTTTGGAAGCTTTTTATGCGAGAAATCAATGACTTGGGAGTCAACTCGTTTGGGTTGGTTATTTTCACGTCTATCTTCGTGGGAGCCGTAGTTGCCATTCAGATGTTTAACAATTTTGATGCATCGTCGTTCCCAATTCCTCCAGCATTTGTAGGATATGCAACCAAAGCAGTTTTGGTACTAGAATTTGCTCCTACTATTATCAGTTTAATTTTAGCCGGGAAAGTAGGTTCATATATCGCATCTACTATCGGTACAATGCGTGTTTCCGAGCAGATTGATGCTTTGGATATTATGGGAGTAAACTCTCCCAATTTTTTAATTTTACCTAAAATTATTGCCTGTCTTATTTTCAACCCTTTATTAATTGCAATCAGTATCGTTTTTGGTATTGGCGGCGGTTATATTGCAGGAATCCTTACAGGCAACTGGACGACAGCAGATTATATTACAGGTATTCAAATGTATATGCCTAATTTATTTATCTTCTATGCATTTGCCAAAACAATTGTTTTTGCATTTGTAATTGCTACCGTTCCTTCTTATTTTGGATATTTTGTGAAAGGTGGCTCACTAGAAGTAGGTAGAGCAAGTACACAAGCCGTAGTTTGGACGATGGTATTTATCATTATTTCCGAATTAATTTTAACACAATTAATATTAAGCTGA
- a CDS encoding exopolysaccharide biosynthesis polyprenyl glycosylphosphotransferase: protein MQRIRYSRYLKSIIILLDLLVLASVFVFYFVSTSKGLVHNQELWYESSFPLLLVILFWVLLSGRTKIYNISRNLTYILFVERIIIHFLLFIIGLVLIRKVSNNQFFGSELTWLSLYLFVFIFLLKSTVYFLIRYIRTMGVNHRNVMFLNENKSTEVLKRIIEDRKDFGYKIFHYNSVEVNTENLVEFWKKNGIHTLFLPTENSFTNEMENKMFKLAEANKVHISLIPNISKNNFFFYDLGYIQTQPILTQAKYPLDYYSNFLIKRIFDIIFSVSVLLFICSWLFPIIAILIKKSSKGPVFFVQKRYGFHEEVFNCLKFRTMVVNADSASKTTSENDSRITKIGKFLRKTSLDEMPQFINVLRGEMSIVGPRPHMLAVDNYYKPKIRRYSLRSLSNPGITGLAQVNGLRGDAGDVEIEMNKRILADAFYIRNWSFTLDIVIILKTILLVITGDKKAK, encoded by the coding sequence ATGCAAAGAATAAGATATTCCCGTTATCTAAAATCAATTATCATATTGCTCGACCTTTTGGTTCTTGCAAGTGTTTTTGTATTTTACTTCGTAAGCACTTCTAAGGGTTTGGTACATAATCAGGAGCTATGGTATGAAAGTTCTTTCCCCTTACTTCTTGTCATTTTATTTTGGGTTTTATTAAGCGGAAGGACGAAAATCTATAATATATCAAGAAATCTTACCTATATTCTATTTGTAGAGCGTATTATCATTCACTTTCTCTTATTTATCATAGGTTTGGTTTTGATTAGAAAAGTGAGTAACAATCAGTTTTTTGGTTCAGAACTAACTTGGCTCTCGCTTTATCTTTTTGTTTTTATATTTTTATTAAAATCTACTGTCTATTTTTTGATAAGATACATCAGAACCATGGGAGTCAACCATAGGAATGTGATGTTTCTAAATGAAAATAAATCAACTGAGGTTTTAAAAAGAATAATTGAAGACAGAAAAGATTTTGGTTACAAAATATTTCATTACAACTCAGTTGAAGTAAATACTGAAAATCTTGTAGAATTTTGGAAAAAAAATGGAATCCATACCTTATTTCTTCCGACAGAAAATTCGTTTACTAATGAAATGGAAAATAAGATGTTCAAACTAGCAGAAGCCAACAAAGTACACATCTCACTGATTCCTAATATTTCGAAAAACAACTTTTTCTTTTATGATTTGGGATATATTCAAACCCAACCGATTTTAACTCAGGCAAAATATCCTTTAGATTATTATTCTAATTTTTTAATTAAGAGAATTTTTGATATTATTTTTTCGGTCTCTGTTTTGCTATTCATTTGTTCGTGGTTATTTCCCATTATTGCAATTTTAATTAAAAAAAGCTCTAAAGGCCCCGTTTTTTTCGTTCAGAAAAGATATGGTTTCCATGAAGAAGTTTTTAATTGTCTTAAATTTAGAACAATGGTCGTTAATGCCGATTCTGCATCTAAAACAACAAGTGAAAACGACTCTAGAATTACCAAAATAGGAAAGTTTTTAAGAAAAACAAGCCTTGATGAGATGCCACAGTTTATTAATGTTTTGAGAGGTGAAATGTCTATTGTAGGACCTAGACCACACATGTTGGCTGTAGATAATTATTACAAGCCTAAAATTAGAAGATACAGCTTAAGAAGTCTTTCCAATCCAGGAATTACAGGTTTAGCTCAGGTAAACGGTTTACGAGGCGACGCAGGAGATGTAGAAATAGAAATGAACAAGAGAATTCTTGCCGACGCATTCTACATCCGAAACTGGAGCTTCACTTTAGATATCGTGATTATTTTAAAGACCATTTTACTGGTGATAACGGGAGATAAAAAAGCAAAATAA